A stretch of Cryomorphaceae bacterium 1068 DNA encodes these proteins:
- a CDS encoding DUF3467 domain-containing protein — translation MADQNQNKDQKKNQLNIELKEDVADGIYSNLAIITHSNAEFVADFIRVMPGMPKARVKARIVLTPQHAKRLMRALQDNIQKFESVHGKISDSNPNDGGGGFPMNFGGPTAQA, via the coding sequence ATGGCTGATCAAAATCAAAATAAAGACCAAAAGAAGAATCAACTCAATATAGAGTTGAAAGAGGATGTGGCAGATGGCATCTATTCAAATTTGGCCATAATCACCCATTCTAATGCTGAATTTGTAGCGGATTTTATTCGAGTTATGCCAGGTATGCCCAAGGCAAGAGTGAAGGCCAGAATCGTATTGACTCCGCAACATGCTAAACGTTTGATGCGTGCCCTACAGGACAATATTCAAAAATTCGAGTCTGTTCACGGAAAGATTTCTGACAGCAATCCAAATGATGGTGGTGGAGGTTTTCCAATGAATTTTGGTGGCCCTACAGCCCAAGCTTAA